The Candidatus Poribacteria bacterium sequence CACTGTTAGGGATGTTGATAGACCTCGTAGCGTACCGACCCCTTCGGGACGCGCCGCGTTTATCGGCGTTGATTACAGCGATAGGCATATCCCTTGTGCTTCAAAACCTCGCCCGGATGATTTGGTCAGCGAGACCCCAGCAATTTCCAACCGAAACGCTTCCAGCATTCCTCGTAAGCGAAGTCAATATGCAAACAGGCGAGATTTTAAACGCCATACCCCTGCCGGGCGGGGGTATCCTCCCTTATCGTGACGTGTCTATTCTCTTACTGGCAGTTGTTTTAATGATCGCCTTAAACAGACTGATTTACCTGACCAAAATAGGTAAAGCGATGCGGGCTTGTGCACAAAACCGTGTAGCGTCAAATTTAATGGGAATTAAGACAAACCAAGTCATTGCAGTAACATTTGCTATTGGTTCCGCTTTAGGGGCAGTTGCTGGTATAATGGTAGGCTTGAGCGAAAATATTACACCTACTATGGGGTATTACAAAGGGGTCGCAGCGTTTGCAGCTGCCGTTCTTGGCGGTATTGGCAACATCACAGGCGCAATGCTCGGCGGCATCATCATCGGCTTAGCCGAAGTTTTCGGAGCCGGATACATCTCCTCAGGGTATCGGTTAGCAATTGCTTATATTATCATGATTGCAGTGATTGTTATTCGTCCATCTGGACTGTTCGGAAAATCAACAGCAAATCGAGCTTAATATGAAAGATAAACTCACACCCAAAACTATAACCTTTGGCTTAGTTGTCTGTTTTTTACCCTTACTGATGTATGGTGTAGATGACATAATTACTTTTCTGTCAAAGTACGGT is a genomic window containing:
- a CDS encoding branched-chain amino acid ABC transporter permease, producing the protein MAQLLEQFINGLVLGGIYALIAVGYTMVYGIIQLINFAHGEIFMFGAYLALMLIAVFNIPFWIALPASMLLCALLGMLIDLVAYRPLRDAPRLSALITAIGISLVLQNLARMIWSARPQQFPTETLPAFLVSEVNMQTGEILNAIPLPGGGILPYRDVSILLLAVVLMIALNRLIYLTKIGKAMRACAQNRVASNLMGIKTNQVIAVTFAIGSALGAVAGIMVGLSENITPTMGYYKGVAAFAAAVLGGIGNITGAMLGGIIIGLAEVFGAGYISSGYRLAIAYIIMIAVIVIRPSGLFGKSTANRA